TGGTGACTTTTCTTTCATTGGGAATAGTTACCTATCTTTATTTGTCTGAAAGAAGAAGAACTAAAATCATTCTTGAAAGACTCGAAAAGGTTGATTTTAGAACACTCCAGGAGAAGATAGAAAAACTGGTTGAAGAGGAAAACAAGTATTTCAGCAGGTTATTTGAGATGGAGATTCAACTGGAGAATTACAGGAAGGCTGCATGGATTATTGGGGAGAAAGTTGATTCACTGGAAGAGAAATTCAAGGAAATAGAGAAATTACCAAAGGATTATGAGATGACATACAGGGATGTTGTGAGAAAGATCTTGGAGATGGAAAACAAGTTTAATGACAGGTTCAAGATGTTGACGGAGGCTGTTCTGGAGTTGGGGAAGAAAAGGAAAGGGAAATAAAGGATTTAAGGCCCAATTAATGCTCTATAAAGTGGTTCGAATGCTTGTTGAATTTGGGGCCAATAATGTAGTGCTGTTGCGGTTAATCCTACCCCTAATGCCGCTGCTAGAAGAGTAGCTAAACATCCTCCGAATGAAGTTCCTTTTGTAGAATAATAAGTTCTACCTTCCATTCCCCTTTGGTCAAAAACCGGATATTTATAACTCCTACTCATAATATAATCACCTAAAACTACTTAATAGTAGTTCTAATATTTAAATCTTTCTATTATTAAGTAGTTAAATATTATTTAATAGTAGTAATAAAAAATCTTTTTAAACTTTAACTCCAAAACTAAAATAACCCGTTAATACTGCTTTAAGGCAGGAGGGAGATAGATGATAGAACAAATAAAAAAACTCAAGGAATCCTCCAAGAAAAGGAATTTCAAACAGAGATTTGACCTTGTCATCGTTCTTAAG
The sequence above is a segment of the Candidatus Aenigmatarchaeota archaeon genome. Coding sequences within it:
- a CDS encoding ferritin-like domain-containing protein, producing the protein MGIVTYLYLSERRRTKIILERLEKVDFRTLQEKIEKLVEEENKYFSRLFEMEIQLENYRKAAWIIGEKVDSLEEKFKEIEKLPKDYEMTYRDVVRKILEMENKFNDRFKMLTEAVLELGKKRKGK